GGTAGTAACTAATGAGCGGCTGAATCGCCGAGCCCATCCCAAGGAACAACATCAAAATCACACTATGCGTATAATTCAACACCGAGAAGGCTGCAACACCAGCAGTTCCCGCAATGGCCGCAATCGAAATGTTATACCCTAATGTAAAGACAGATACTCCCACTTCGGCTAAAAAGCTCGGTAAACCAATCGCCAATGTCTTTTTGAAAAAAGCTTTATTCCAGTCTACTTTAACAAATTTCAAGCGACTCGATTTTTTAAAGAAATGGGTAATTAAAATAAATACACCGATAATAATCGCCAGCATGGTGGCTAGAGCTGAACCAGTTACGCCCCATTCAAATACAAATAAAAATAAATAGTTCAAAATAACGTTACTAACCGCCGTCACAATAAGCGCAATCATCGATAAATTAGGATCGCCATCATTACGAACAAAAATACTCAAAATATTTTCCAATGTCAGTGCAAAACCAAAAATAAGCAATATGTTCATATATTCAAGCACATAACCAATCGTATCATCATTCGCACCTAAAAAATAAGCTAACGGTTCTTTAAAAATAAACGCGATAATTCCAATAAAAATCGTAATCGAGACAACCGCTAAAATCGCATTGGTAAAAATCGTTTGTGCCTTCGCGACATTTTTTTCCCCAATCGCAAAGGAAAACTGGGTCGCAGCGCCAATCCCAATCCAAATAGAAATTGCTGTAAAAATAGTAAATACGGGTACAGCAATATTAATCCCAGCAAGCGCCACCCCACCGAGCTTATGCCCAACAAAAATCCCATCGATAACAATGTTTAAAGACATTAATAACATTCCCACTAAGGAAGGGATTAAATATCTAAAATAAATCTTTTTTACTGAATCTGTTTCTAAAATTTCAATATTTTTTGCCATGTTACACCTCTAACTAAGGGCTTTTAGCGTAATTCCTCTCCAGAAAATTTGCCATAAAGCCGTGATTTTCTTTTCCGTTCTTTCCGGGTCATTCACGTAGACAATGTCAACAATTACTGCGTCGAGAATTCCCATGTAGGCTTCTTTCATCGTTTCCACGTCTTGCATTGGAATTAACTTTTGGTCAATCCAATTACTAAATAAAACGGTAAAATCTTGTTCCATTTGCCGCACATTTTCGGTAATATCTGCTTGGACGATATCATATAAATGCTTCGGCGGATAAAATCCATATCTCAACCAGAATTGGTAAGCCTCATCCGTATCGTACAATTCTTTCACGCCAAAAAGTAAACTAGACAAGACAAGGTCTGGCCTTGATAAGTCACTATCCCGAAGTTTTGCCCGGTAGTAATCTATTTCGGTTGATTTCGCGTCCTTCATAATGGATAAAAACAAATCATCTTTATCTTTAAAATGAGAATAGATGGATTGCTTCTTCAGCCCCACCACCCCTGCAATATCAGCAAGTGACGTTCCTTCAAAACCATTATGGGCAAAAAGTGTCAGCGCGGCTTGTTTGATTTCTTCTTTTCTCATCTTTTTCACTCCTCTCACAAAAAACTGACGACCGTTCGTAAGTCATTCTCTCATGAAAAAAATTCTTTGTCAATAAAAAAATCCACCCTAGTAAAAGAGTGGATTCGCTGTTTTATTTTTCTTCTAAAAACTCGCTAATAAGTTCATACGTCTCATCAGTGGCAGTAGAATTTGTTGTCATAAAGCCATGTGGAACTTTTTCAAAACGTTTCGCAAATACTTCTACGCCAGCATCTTTTAATTTCTTCGCGTATGCTTCCCCTTGATCTCTTAGTGGATCAAATTCAGCAGTTGCAACAAATGTTTTTGGTAGTCCGACTAAGTCTTTGCTACGAATTGGTGCAACGAGTGGATCATACTTACGATCACTTGCATTCGCAATGTATAATTTAAAGAATTTATCTAATGATTCTTTTGTAAGTACGTAGCCTTCTGCAAATTCATCCATTGACGGATAAAGAACCGATGCATCACGACTGAAAATATCCGTTGCTGGATAAAGTAAAATTTGAGCTGTTATATTTGGTTTTCCTTTTGCTTTGGCGATTTGTGTAACAACCGTCGCCAAGTTTCCGCCTACGCTATCTCCCGCAACGATAATGTCAGAGGATTTAGCGCGTAAACTAGTACGATGATTTTGCACCCAAAGTAGCGCTGCATAAGCATCTTCCACTGCTGCTGGGAAAGGATTTTCTGGTGCAAGTCGGTAGTCGACCGTGACAACACGAGCACCCGTAGTTTGTACAAGTTTTCTAGCAATCGCATCATGGGTTTGCAATCCGCCTAAAACAAATCCGCCACCATGATAGTAAACGATAATTTCAAAAGGACCGTCTTCCTGCGGCGTATAAATCCGAATCGGAATTTTGCCAGCCGGGCCATCAATTTTTTTATTTTCAACATCGCCAATTTCGATATCTTTTGCGGATGGCAATGCTTTTGTCGCTAGTCTCATATATTTATATCGCGAATCTACGTCGGATAATGGTGAAGTGTTTTTCACAAATTCCTGTGAAGCTTCATCTAAATTCTCAAGTACCTCGGGATTATATTCTTTTTTCCCAATCGCTTTTTTGTAAATAAAGAAAACGATTAATAATGGAAGTAGAATGATCCCAGCAAAACCAATGGCAATCCATTTTATTGTATTTTTCACATTCGCTCAACTCCTTCAATATAACTTCATTAACAAGTATAGCAGTTTTACGAACAGGAACCAATTTATTACTATTTGAAATGATTATTTTTATTTCAAAATGTATTTTTAAGCATAAATATGAATAAATAAAAACAAAAAGGTTGATATCTAAAAGCATCGATGTTAATATAAATACAAATGTTTGTATATTTATGAATAGGGGATGTTTACAATGGCGAAAGAAAAAATCGTTTTAGCTTACTCGGGTGGGTTGGATACTTCGGTTGCAATTCAGTGGTTAGTGGAAGCAGGTTATGAAGTTATCGCATGTTGTTTAGATGTTGGTGAAGGAAAAAATTTGGACTTTATTAAAGAAAAAGCGATTACTGTTGGAGCAAGCGAATCCTATACGATTGATGCGAAAGAAGAATTTGCGGAGGATTTTGCGTTAATTGCCCTTCAAGCCCATGCTTATTATGAAGGAAAGTATCCGCTCATTTCTGCGTTAAGCCGTCCGTTAATTGCGAAAAAATTAGTAGAAGTCGCTCGTCAAGAAGGCGCATCTGCTATCGCTCATGGTTGTACTGGTAAAGGAAATGACCAAGTGCGTTTTGAAGTAGCGATTCATGCACTTGCACCTGATTTAAAAGTTGTTTCCCCTGTCCGTGACTGGAAATGGTCCAGAGAAGAAGAAATCAATTACGCCAAAGAACATAACATCCCCGTTCCAATTGATTTAGATAACCCCTTCTCGATTGACCAAAACCTTTGGGGCAGAAGCAACGAATGCGGAGTGCTGGAAAACCCATGGACAACGCCACCAGAAGCAGCCTATGATTTAACCGTAAGTTTAGAAGATGCACCGGACACAGCAGATATTGTCGAAATTACCTTCGATGCTGGTATTCCGATTTCGCTTAATGGCGAAAACATGAGCTTAGCCAATTTAATCCTTACTTTAAACGAAATTGCTGGAAAACATGGCGTCGGTAGAATCGATCATATTGAAAATCGTTTAGTCGGTATTAAATCACGGGAAGTATACGAATGCCCTGCCGCAGTCACTTTAATTACCGCTCATAAAGAACTGGAAGATTTAACATTTGTTCGTGAAGTGGCACATTTCAAACCAATAATCGAACAAAAAATTAGCGAAACAATTTATAATGGCCTATGGTTCTCGCCTTTAACAGAAGCGTTAGTCGCTTTCTTAAAATCCACGCAAAAATTTGTGAATGGAACGATTCGTGTCAAATTATTTAAAGGTCATGCTATCGTGGAAGGAAGAAAATCACCAAATTCGCTTTATGATGAAAACTTAGCGACCTATACTTCCTCCGATACATTTGACCAAGATGCAGCAGTTGGTTTCATCAAACTTTGGGGACTACCAACGAAAGTGAGCGCAGAAGTCAATTCAAAAGTTACGATAACGACTGAGGTGTAAAAAATGGAAAAATTATGGGGTGGCCGTTTTCAAGGGAAAAGTGAAGCTTGGATTGATGCGTTTGGCGCGTCGATATCTTTTGATCAAAAAATGGCAAAAGAAGACTTAACGGGAAGTTTGGCGCATGTCGCTATGCTCGCCAAATGCGGGATAATTCCGGATGCAGAAGCCGCAGAAATTACGGCCGGCTTGAAAATTCTCCAAGAAAAATTAGCGCTTGGTGAACTGGAATTTAGTACGGTGAATGAAGACATCCATTTAAATATCGAAAAGTTGTTACACGCAGAAATCGGACCTGTCGCTGGGAAACTCCATACGGCACGGAGTCGGAATGACCAAGTTGCAACCGATATGCATTTATATTTAAAACAAGCCGTAGCAGAAATTATCCAATCGTTAAAACATTTGCGTGTGGTCCTTGTTCAAAAAGCAGACGCGCACGTTGAAACGATTATGCCTGGTTACACGCATTTGCAACACGCCCAGCCCATATCTTTTGCCCATCATTTACTTGCTTACTTCGGAATGTTTTCACGGGATTTAGAACGTTTAGAAGAAAGTGTCAAACGGATTGATATTTCGCCACTTGGGTCTGCTGCGCTGGCTGGAACGACTTTTCCGATTGACCGGGCTTATAGTGCAGAATTACTTGGCTTTTCTGCTGTTTATGAAAATAGCTTGGACGGTGTGAGTGATCGTGATTTTATTATTGAGTTTCTCAGTAATAGTTCCCTTTTGATGATGCATTTATCGCGTTTTTGCGAGGAGCTGATACTTTGGACGAGTCATGAATTTCAATTTGTGGAGTTAACAGATGCTTTTTCGACGGGAAGTTCGATTATGCCACAAAAGAAAAATCCGGATATGGCCGAGTTAATTCGCGGAAAAACTGGCCGAGTGTATGGAAACCTTTTTGGCATGTTGACGGTTTTAAAAGGACTGCCGCTTGCTTATAACAAAGACTTACAAGAAGATAAAGAAGGCATGTTTGATACGCTCGAGACGGTTCAGACGAGCTTAGATATATTTGCTGGGATGATTGAAACGATGAAGGTTCGCACGGATATAATGGAAAAATCTACCAAAAAAGATTTTTCCAATGCGACAGAACTGGCCGATTACTTAGCGAAAAAAGGCGTTCCTTTTAGAGAGGCGCATGAAATCGTTGGGAAATTGGTGCTGGAATGTACGCAAAATGGGATTTATTTGCAAGACGTGTCACTCAGTCACTATCAGGAAATAAATCCACTTATTGAAGAAGATATTTACGAGGTGCTTTCTTCTAAGACTGCTGTCCAAAAGAGAAACTCTTACGGTGGGACTGGCTTTGAGCAAATTAAAGTGGCACTGGCTAATGCGAAAAAAACGTTATAAAGTGGGCTGGGATACTTATGGGTGTTCCAGCTTTTTTGTCTTTGTCCCGCCTGACCCGATTTGTCAAAGCACTACTTTTTTTGTTACTATTAAATAGATGTTACCTTTGTGCTAACATGGGGAAATACATACATAGAATATAAAGGGAAGTGATGTAATGAAAAAATTAACGAATGTCTTTTGGGGAGCAGGTTTTTTAGTTCTCTTAGCTGTTTTATTTGGTGCTTTTTTGCCAGAGCAATTTGAGACACTTACAACAAATATCCAAAAATTTCTAACGAGTAATTTTGGTTGGTACTATTTAATCGTTGTTGCGATTATTATTATCTTCTGCTTATTTTTAGTTTTAAGCCCGATTGGTACGATTCGACTTGGAAAACCTGGCGAAGAGCCGGGCTATAGCAACAAATCTTGGTTTGCCATGTTATTTAGTGCTGGAATGGGGATTGGTCTCGTTTTCTGGGGTGCCGCTGAACCTTTATCGCACTATGCTGTTCAAGCTCCCGGCGGTGAAGTTGGTACACAAGCTGCTATGAAAGACGCGCTTCGTTATTCATTCTTTCATTGGGGCATTTCCGCTTGGTCAATTTATGCGGTTGTAGCCTTAGCACTTGCTTACTTTAAATTCAGAAAAAATGCGCCTGGTTTAATAAGCGCCACACTGTATCCGCTTTTAGGAAGACATGCCAAAGGTCCGATTGGTCAATTGATTGATATTATCGCTGTTTTCGCGACGGTCATCGGTGTTGCGACGACGCTTGGCCTTGGCGCTCAACAAATTAATGGTGGACTCACTTACCTATTTGGTGTTCCAAACAATTTTACAGTTCAATTTACGATTATCATTATCGTTACTATTTTATTCATGTTATCGGCAATGTCTGGTCTTGATAAAGGGATTCAGCTGTTGAGTAATGTAAATATTTATGTCGCTGCTGTACTACTCGTTTTAACGCTTATTCTCGGACCTACCCTTTTCATTATGAATAATTTTACTAATTCATTTGGGGATTACTTACAAACAATTATCCAAATGAGCTTCCAGACTGCACCTGATGCGCCGGATGCACGAAAATGGATTGACTCATGGACTATTTTTTACTGGGCTTGGTGGCTTTCCTGGTCGCCGTTTGTCGGGATTTTCATTGCACGAATTTCACGTGGCAGGACGATCAGACAATTTTTACTCGGGGTTATCGTGCTTCCGGCTCTAGTAAGTGTGTTCTGGTTTGCCGTATTCGGTGGCTCCGCGATTTTTGTCGAACAACGTACAAACTCCGCGCTTTCCAGTTTAGCGACAGAACAAGTACTCTTTGGGGTATTTAACGAGTTTCCAGCTGGGATGGTGTTATCGATTGTGGCGATGATTTTAATTGCCGTATTCTTTATTACTTCAGCGGATTCTGCCACGTTTGTCCTCGGTATGCAAACGACTGGTGGCTCCTTAAACCCACCGAACTCCGTCAAAGTAACCTGGGGACTTTTACAAGCAGGAATTGCAAGTGTGCTACTTTACGCAGGCGGATTAACAGCACTTCAAAATGCTTCGATTATCGCCGCCTTTCCATTTTCAATCGTGATTATTTTAATGATTGTCTCCTTGTTCATCTCTTTAATAAGAGAACAAGAAAAACTCGGCTTATTCGTTCGACCGAAAAAATCACAACGTTCACAACTATAATAAAAAGGGCTGAAAATCTAAAACTAGATTTTCAGCCCTTTTTTCATCCTTTTTTCTGCTTTGCCGCGATTATTTCACGATAGCTACGAGTTTGTTTAGGATATTTTTTCCGAAAGAAATGTTGCGAAACGACTGCTAACACGAGTGAGATGGCGGTAATTGGAATAGAACTTCTAAAAATACCGACCATTAGTAATAAAGCACTGGCAAATAACGTTGCATTAAAAAGGAATTTTTCCATTGGTTACTCCTCCAAATTGTAGTTTAGGTCGCGATCATGCGCTAATTTTTTAATACCTAATGCATCAAATACTAACGCTTTTTCTGCAATATAAGCATTGTATTCGATACGTTCTAGCATATCATACGCTTTGTGCAAGGATGTGTCTAATACGACAATCCCGTGTTTATTTAATAGGCTTGCACTTGGAACTGCTTTTTCACCTAGCTCGATAACGTGTTTACGAACGATTTCCGCAAGTTCCGGGCTAGTCGCTGGTGCAAATTCAAGTGTTGGAATTTGGCCGATTTTTTGTGTTGCTTCTGTTAAGTTCGGCAGTTCCATACCAAGTGTTGCGAATAACATTGATTCTTTTGGATGGGCATGAAGTACACAGCCGATTTTTGGATTTTCTACGTAACAAGCACGGTGTAAGTTAATTTCTCTTGTAACTCTTCCGTCTCCTTCTACGACTTCATTGTTATTATCCACTACAAGGATTTCATATGGGGAAAGATCGCAAAGTTTTGCTTGACTCATCAGCGTTGGCGTCATAATAATATGTTCGCTATTCATGCGCACACTTACATTTCCTCCCGCTGCATTTGTTTCAAAGCGGTCAAACATCGTCTTCACTATTTTTGCTAAATCTTCACGTTCTTTTTGGTATAACATATTATCTCTCCTCCAATTGTATAATACTTACTTGATTCTTGAGTTTTCCAGCAGCTTCTAAATCAAAGCTCGAACTGTCTTGTTGCATGACTTTGCTGGCTGAGCAACCTGTCGCGACTTTTAACGTTTCGGTAATCGGCATATTCATTGCAAGTCCTGCGATAAATGCGCCGACAAACACATCGCCAGCCCCGGTATCATTGCGTTCCTGCACTTTTGGTGGAATAACTTGATACAATTTGCCATTATGTGCGCACATCGATCCTTTTGCTCCGAGCGAAACGACTAAATAAGGAATTTGCTTGGCTAACGTGCGAATGTTTTCTTCCAGTGAATTCGTCTTTTCATCTAAAATGGCCACCACTTCGTCTTCATTTGGTTTAATGAAATCGACGCCCATTTCGACAGCTAAGTTTAAATAGTCACCGGAATTATCGCATCCGAGAAACGCGCCAGTTGCTTTGACAGTTCTTAGTAGTTCTTTAAAATCAGATAATGTATAATGAGGAGGCGGGGATCCGGCAATCACCACCATGTCCTCTTTTTTAACTTTTTTAGCGATTTGTTTTAAAAGGTTCTCTTTGTTGGTCTGACTTACGGTAAAACCAGCTTCTGGTATCATCGTGCTGCCATTCGTGTCATCACTCAAGACGACGAAGCATTCTCTTGTCGAAGTTCCAGCTTCTACAAGGAAATCATGGTTGATATGCTTTTCTTTTAGAATGGCATATAGTTTGTCGAGATTGTCTGATCCCGCAATTCCAAGTGCTTCATTTTTAATGCCGAATTTCGATAGCACGCCCGAAACATGAAGCCCCTTTCCCCCGCAATCAAATTCCGTTTTTTTGACTCGATTAGTCTTCCTTTTTTCCAACTCTCCATTAATGAAAAGCAACCGGTCAATAGCTGGATTTAATGTTATCGTGTAAATCATCTCATCACTCCTATTTCTTAAGAGCTAGCTTTTTCTAGTTCAATAGTTCGTTTTTTCATCATTTTCACATAGAATACTAGTAATAGTACCCAAATTGCGACAAAAATAAAGCCTAAAATAGTGAACTGTGCTGCTTCTGCAAATACATAACGGAACACTGGATACTCAAGCGTACTCCAAGTAATTTGTTGTCCAGCTTTAAGCGAAATTGCTCCAGTTGAATGCGCTAAATCTGTGATTGATCCTGCGAAGAAAGTCGATACATATAAGAAAATTGGTGTTGTAATTGTTCCTAGGATAATCATGCGGATCAAGTTCCCACCTGTTACGATAAGCGCTGGTGCACACAAGGAAATATTTAATATTCCGGCAAATGGTAAAACGCCATTTCCTGGTAAAATTAGCGCGAAAATAAGTGTAACTGGAACCATAAGAACGATTGCTACCCATACTTCACTACATCCTGCTAAAATCGGCCAATCTAGCCCAATGAACAATTCACGGTTTTTAAATTTACGTTTCATGAATTCAGAAATACCATCAGATAATGGTGATAAAGCTTGCATAAATAGTTTGGCAACCATTGGGAATAGCGTTAATGCTGCAGCGGCTTGCATAGCTAACATCAAAGTTTTCGCTACATCATAACCAGCAGCAATCCCTAGAAGTCCACCGATAATAAAGCCCATCACGTGGTTTTCGGCAAAAATACCAATTTTATCTTTTAATGCATTGGCATCCATATCTTTACGAAGTGCTGGAATTTTCTTCAATAACCAGTCAATTGGCATTAAGAAAATACAGAAAATCATCATACCGTGGGAAACTGTTACCCCGGGAATCCCATTTAATTCTTGAATTTGACGTTGGTTTGCATCACAT
This portion of the Listeria cossartiae subsp. cossartiae genome encodes:
- a CDS encoding class II aldolase/adducin family protein; this encodes MLYQKEREDLAKIVKTMFDRFETNAAGGNVSVRMNSEHIIMTPTLMSQAKLCDLSPYEILVVDNNNEVVEGDGRVTREINLHRACYVENPKIGCVLHAHPKESMLFATLGMELPNLTEATQKIGQIPTLEFAPATSPELAEIVRKHVIELGEKAVPSASLLNKHGIVVLDTSLHKAYDMLERIEYNAYIAEKALVFDALGIKKLAHDRDLNYNLEE
- a CDS encoding argininosuccinate synthase, giving the protein MAKEKIVLAYSGGLDTSVAIQWLVEAGYEVIACCLDVGEGKNLDFIKEKAITVGASESYTIDAKEEFAEDFALIALQAHAYYEGKYPLISALSRPLIAKKLVEVARQEGASAIAHGCTGKGNDQVRFEVAIHALAPDLKVVSPVRDWKWSREEEINYAKEHNIPVPIDLDNPFSIDQNLWGRSNECGVLENPWTTPPEAAYDLTVSLEDAPDTADIVEITFDAGIPISLNGENMSLANLILTLNEIAGKHGVGRIDHIENRLVGIKSREVYECPAAVTLITAHKELEDLTFVREVAHFKPIIEQKISETIYNGLWFSPLTEALVAFLKSTQKFVNGTIRVKLFKGHAIVEGRKSPNSLYDENLATYTSSDTFDQDAAVGFIKLWGLPTKVSAEVNSKVTITTEV
- the betL gene encoding BCCT family glycine betaine transporter BetL — its product is MKKLTNVFWGAGFLVLLAVLFGAFLPEQFETLTTNIQKFLTSNFGWYYLIVVAIIIIFCLFLVLSPIGTIRLGKPGEEPGYSNKSWFAMLFSAGMGIGLVFWGAAEPLSHYAVQAPGGEVGTQAAMKDALRYSFFHWGISAWSIYAVVALALAYFKFRKNAPGLISATLYPLLGRHAKGPIGQLIDIIAVFATVIGVATTLGLGAQQINGGLTYLFGVPNNFTVQFTIIIIVTILFMLSAMSGLDKGIQLLSNVNIYVAAVLLVLTLILGPTLFIMNNFTNSFGDYLQTIIQMSFQTAPDAPDARKWIDSWTIFYWAWWLSWSPFVGIFIARISRGRTIRQFLLGVIVLPALVSVFWFAVFGGSAIFVEQRTNSALSSLATEQVLFGVFNEFPAGMVLSIVAMILIAVFFITSADSATFVLGMQTTGGSLNPPNSVKVTWGLLQAGIASVLLYAGGLTALQNASIIAAFPFSIVIILMIVSLFISLIREQEKLGLFVRPKKSQRSQL
- the fepR gene encoding efflux pump transcriptional regulator FepR, whose protein sequence is MRKEEIKQAALTLFAHNGFEGTSLADIAGVVGLKKQSIYSHFKDKDDLFLSIMKDAKSTEIDYYRAKLRDSDLSRPDLVLSSLLFGVKELYDTDEAYQFWLRYGFYPPKHLYDIVQADITENVRQMEQDFTVLFSNWIDQKLIPMQDVETMKEAYMGILDAVIVDIVYVNDPERTEKKITALWQIFWRGITLKALS
- the fepA gene encoding multidrug efflux MATE transporter FepA → MAKNIEILETDSVKKIYFRYLIPSLVGMLLMSLNIVIDGIFVGHKLGGVALAGINIAVPVFTIFTAISIWIGIGAATQFSFAIGEKNVAKAQTIFTNAILAVVSITIFIGIIAFIFKEPLAYFLGANDDTIGYVLEYMNILLIFGFALTLENILSIFVRNDGDPNLSMIALIVTAVSNVILNYLFLFVFEWGVTGSALATMLAIIIGVFILITHFFKKSSRLKFVKVDWNKAFFKKTLAIGLPSFLAEVGVSVFTLGYNISIAAIAGTAGVAAFSVLNYTHSVILMLFLGMGSAIQPLISYYRGAKARQKELETLKIAIIVAFSTGVGFLLVGFFGSNLLVSMFGNFSPEIRELASNGIKLFYTAYLFMGFNFVMMTYFQTSDKVKMATWITISREIIFMVIFLLVLPPIIGIPGVWLAIPISEMIVAASIVFYMKKKHILFK
- the argH gene encoding argininosuccinate lyase; translation: MEKLWGGRFQGKSEAWIDAFGASISFDQKMAKEDLTGSLAHVAMLAKCGIIPDAEAAEITAGLKILQEKLALGELEFSTVNEDIHLNIEKLLHAEIGPVAGKLHTARSRNDQVATDMHLYLKQAVAEIIQSLKHLRVVLVQKADAHVETIMPGYTHLQHAQPISFAHHLLAYFGMFSRDLERLEESVKRIDISPLGSAALAGTTFPIDRAYSAELLGFSAVYENSLDGVSDRDFIIEFLSNSSLLMMHLSRFCEELILWTSHEFQFVELTDAFSTGSSIMPQKKNPDMAELIRGKTGRVYGNLFGMLTVLKGLPLAYNKDLQEDKEGMFDTLETVQTSLDIFAGMIETMKVRTDIMEKSTKKDFSNATELADYLAKKGVPFREAHEIVGKLVLECTQNGIYLQDVSLSHYQEINPLIEEDIYEVLSSKTAVQKRNSYGGTGFEQIKVALANAKKTL
- a CDS encoding alpha/beta hydrolase, producing MKNTIKWIAIGFAGIILLPLLIVFFIYKKAIGKKEYNPEVLENLDEASQEFVKNTSPLSDVDSRYKYMRLATKALPSAKDIEIGDVENKKIDGPAGKIPIRIYTPQEDGPFEIIVYYHGGGFVLGGLQTHDAIARKLVQTTGARVVTVDYRLAPENPFPAAVEDAYAALLWVQNHRTSLRAKSSDIIVAGDSVGGNLATVVTQIAKAKGKPNITAQILLYPATDIFSRDASVLYPSMDEFAEGYVLTKESLDKFFKLYIANASDRKYDPLVAPIRSKDLVGLPKTFVATAEFDPLRDQGEAYAKKLKDAGVEVFAKRFEKVPHGFMTTNSTATDETYELISEFLEEK
- a CDS encoding PTS galactitol transporter subunit IIC, giving the protein MESLQSVIQFILNLGAAVFVPALMIIIGLIVRMKVRDAVSAGIILGVAFLGMNIVIGFMIEALTPAAQGLAERTGINLSILDGGWTSMATLAWAWPFAFLMFPLQLGINAIMLVINKTKTLNVDLWNVWGKILTAVLIIGVTQNVYLAFIVAGIQIVTELILCDANQRQIQELNGIPGVTVSHGMMIFCIFLMPIDWLLKKIPALRKDMDANALKDKIGIFAENHVMGFIIGGLLGIAAGYDVAKTLMLAMQAAAALTLFPMVAKLFMQALSPLSDGISEFMKRKFKNRELFIGLDWPILAGCSEVWVAIVLMVPVTLIFALILPGNGVLPFAGILNISLCAPALIVTGGNLIRMIILGTITTPIFLYVSTFFAGSITDLAHSTGAISLKAGQQITWSTLEYPVFRYVFAEAAQFTILGFIFVAIWVLLLVFYVKMMKKRTIELEKASS
- a CDS encoding 1-phosphofructokinase, whose amino-acid sequence is MIYTITLNPAIDRLLFINGELEKRKTNRVKKTEFDCGGKGLHVSGVLSKFGIKNEALGIAGSDNLDKLYAILKEKHINHDFLVEAGTSTRECFVVLSDDTNGSTMIPEAGFTVSQTNKENLLKQIAKKVKKEDMVVIAGSPPPHYTLSDFKELLRTVKATGAFLGCDNSGDYLNLAVEMGVDFIKPNEDEVVAILDEKTNSLEENIRTLAKQIPYLVVSLGAKGSMCAHNGKLYQVIPPKVQERNDTGAGDVFVGAFIAGLAMNMPITETLKVATGCSASKVMQQDSSSFDLEAAGKLKNQVSIIQLEER